The Austwickia sp. genome includes a region encoding these proteins:
- a CDS encoding redox-sensing transcriptional repressor Rex gives MVEDRSARRGLPQATVGRLPEYLHVLERLVAEGTRSVSSAELAASAGVSPAQLRKDLSQLGSYGVRGVGYDTEHLAGRIAHALGLTRAWPVIIVGIGRLGQALARYPGLTERGFEIAALFDIDPTLVAQPVAGLPIRPMLELPRVVAEKSPVIGVIATPEQAAAGVCRFLADAGVTAILNFAPAVLTEPPGVHLRQVDVANELQILAFHVQTSQAQAAELEMAEGAAEARLVDGGLAQDPAQPQAVPASPTGLAGSAGVGG, from the coding sequence TTGGTCGAGGACCGCAGCGCCCGTCGTGGGCTGCCGCAGGCGACCGTGGGTCGACTCCCGGAATACCTGCACGTCCTCGAACGCCTGGTCGCCGAGGGCACCCGCTCGGTGAGTTCGGCCGAGTTGGCCGCCTCCGCCGGGGTCTCGCCGGCGCAGCTGCGCAAGGACCTGTCGCAACTCGGTTCGTACGGCGTGCGCGGGGTCGGCTACGACACCGAGCATCTGGCCGGCCGCATCGCCCACGCGCTCGGGTTGACACGGGCCTGGCCGGTCATCATCGTCGGGATCGGCCGGCTGGGGCAGGCGCTGGCGCGCTACCCGGGGCTGACGGAACGCGGCTTCGAGATCGCCGCGCTGTTCGACATCGACCCCACCCTGGTGGCGCAGCCGGTCGCGGGCTTGCCGATTCGCCCGATGCTCGAGCTGCCTCGCGTCGTGGCCGAGAAGTCCCCGGTCATCGGCGTGATCGCCACGCCGGAGCAGGCCGCGGCGGGCGTGTGCCGCTTCCTCGCCGACGCCGGCGTGACGGCGATCCTCAACTTCGCCCCGGCCGTGCTCACCGAGCCGCCGGGGGTCCACCTGCGGCAGGTCGACGTGGCCAACGAGCTGCAGATCCTGGCGTTCCACGTGCAGACGTCCCAGGCCCAGGCGGCCGAGCTGGAGATGGCCGAGGGTGCGGCCGAGGCTCGGCTCGTTGATGGGGGCCTGGCGCAGGACCCGGCGCAGCCGCAGGCGGTGCCCGCGAGCCCGACGGGTCTGGCGGGTTCGGCGGGGGTGGGCGGATGA
- a CDS encoding TetR/AcrR family transcriptional regulator, translating to MTRRTDRAPRQRLDEATRRAAILAAAGQAFADTPYEQVRLAEVARDAGASEALVFRYFGSKADLYAAVVAAAMDRLRARQEEADGRLGAGASTRDRVRSSLLVYLDHIAEGAVGWAAPFLAPGAEPVTAVAARRAERERYVGLLVDLLGVKEWPRHRYAVWGYFGFLDGACLAWVTRGCPEAERHALVEAALGALEGALGDWAV from the coding sequence ATGACTCGACGTACCGATCGCGCCCCGCGCCAGCGGCTCGACGAAGCGACCCGGCGGGCGGCCATCCTCGCGGCGGCGGGGCAGGCGTTCGCCGACACGCCGTACGAGCAGGTCCGCCTCGCGGAGGTGGCCCGGGACGCGGGGGCGAGCGAGGCGCTGGTCTTTCGGTATTTCGGCAGCAAGGCCGACCTGTACGCCGCGGTCGTCGCCGCGGCGATGGACCGGCTCCGGGCGCGGCAGGAGGAGGCCGACGGGCGGCTGGGGGCCGGCGCGTCGACGCGGGACCGGGTGCGCAGCTCGCTGCTGGTCTACCTCGATCACATCGCCGAGGGCGCGGTGGGCTGGGCGGCGCCGTTCCTCGCGCCCGGGGCAGAGCCCGTGACCGCGGTGGCGGCGCGGCGGGCGGAGCGGGAGCGGTACGTCGGGCTGCTCGTCGACCTGCTCGGCGTGAAGGAGTGGCCGCGCCATCGGTACGCCGTGTGGGGCTACTTCGGCTTCCTCGACGGCGCCTGCCTGGCCTGGGTCACGCGGGGCTGCCCCGAGGCGGAGCGGCACGCCCTGGTCGAGGCGGCGCTCGGCGCCCTGGAGGGCGCGCTCGGCGACTGGGCGGTGTAG
- a CDS encoding alpha-amylase family protein has translation MNRLEHAIWWHVYPLGFCGAPIREADPTPGPRLDRLTGWLDYARDLGINGLVVGPLFASATHGYDTLDHTRIDPRLGDDAAFDRLVTAAHERGMAVVLDGVFNHVSAQHPAYLKAVADGPGAPAGEVFRLSWRDGRPEPYVFEGHFDLVELALEREPAQRLVADAMTYWLERGADGWRLDAAYRVAPQDWAPIIGAVRERRPDALFLGEVIHGDYAAYVREGGLDSVTQYELWKAIWSAINDRNFYELAWALERHNELLTQFTPWTFTGNHDVTRLAEKIGPDAVPLAITLLMTLGGTPSIYYGDEQAFRGVKADRPGGDDAVRPAFPATPADLAPFGWPTYRLHQDLIGLRRRHPWVVGARSRKISLDNERFVYRVTPPNDEGTWLEVTLDLRGTPAAQVRGPGGTLFDTRAQR, from the coding sequence ATGAACCGGCTGGAGCACGCGATCTGGTGGCACGTCTACCCTCTGGGCTTCTGCGGGGCGCCGATCCGGGAGGCGGACCCCACCCCTGGGCCGCGCCTGGACCGCCTCACGGGTTGGCTGGACTACGCCCGTGACCTCGGCATCAACGGCCTGGTGGTCGGCCCGCTGTTCGCCTCCGCCACGCATGGCTACGACACCCTCGACCACACACGCATCGACCCGCGCCTCGGCGACGACGCCGCGTTCGACCGGCTGGTGACCGCCGCGCACGAGCGGGGTATGGCCGTCGTCCTCGACGGCGTCTTCAACCACGTGTCCGCGCAGCACCCGGCGTACCTGAAGGCGGTGGCGGACGGCCCGGGCGCACCTGCGGGCGAGGTGTTCCGGCTGTCCTGGCGCGACGGGCGCCCGGAGCCGTATGTCTTCGAGGGGCACTTCGACCTGGTCGAGCTGGCCCTCGAGCGCGAGCCAGCCCAGCGCCTCGTCGCCGACGCCATGACGTACTGGCTGGAGCGCGGAGCGGACGGGTGGCGCCTGGACGCGGCGTACCGCGTGGCGCCGCAGGACTGGGCGCCGATCATCGGCGCCGTCCGCGAGCGACGCCCCGACGCGCTCTTCCTCGGCGAGGTGATCCACGGCGACTACGCGGCCTACGTGCGCGAGGGCGGGCTGGACTCGGTGACCCAGTACGAGCTGTGGAAGGCCATCTGGAGCGCCATCAACGACCGCAACTTCTACGAACTGGCCTGGGCGCTGGAGCGGCACAACGAGCTGCTCACCCAGTTCACCCCCTGGACCTTCACCGGGAACCATGACGTGACGCGCCTCGCCGAGAAGATCGGCCCCGACGCGGTGCCCCTGGCGATCACGCTGCTGATGACGCTGGGCGGGACGCCGTCGATCTACTACGGGGACGAGCAGGCCTTCCGCGGCGTCAAGGCGGACCGGCCCGGCGGCGACGACGCGGTGCGCCCGGCGTTCCCGGCGACGCCGGCGGACCTCGCGCCATTCGGCTGGCCGACCTACCGGCTGCACCAGGACCTCATCGGGCTGCGCCGCCGGCACCCGTGGGTCGTCGGCGCCCGCAGCCGCAAGATCTCGCTCGACAACGAGCGCTTCGTCTACCGGGTCACGCCCCCGAACGACGAGGGCACTTGGCTGGAGGTCACCCTCGACCTGCGCGGCACGCCGGCGGCCCAGGTCCGCGGCCCGGGCGGCACGCTCTTCGACACGCGGGCGCAGCGCTGA
- a CDS encoding glutaredoxin family protein has protein sequence MTDGDGTQPRAESSLRLEIVTIPDCHLCDQARAALADLARRRGEAWVERDLTEQPAREEIWWEQVPLVLVDGQVVCYWRFDEAAVAAALDRR, from the coding sequence ATGACGGATGGGGACGGCACGCAGCCGCGCGCCGAGTCGAGCCTGCGGCTCGAGATCGTCACCATCCCCGACTGCCACCTGTGCGACCAGGCCCGCGCCGCGCTCGCGGACCTGGCGCGGCGGCGCGGCGAGGCGTGGGTCGAGCGCGACCTGACCGAGCAGCCGGCGCGTGAGGAGATCTGGTGGGAGCAGGTGCCGCTGGTCCTCGTGGACGGCCAGGTCGTCTGCTATTGGCGCTTCGACGAGGCCGCGGTGGCCGCCGCGCTGGACCGCCGGTGA
- a CDS encoding acyltransferase family protein — translation MDLGEAGAPGVDEIAEAVQTLISALRWAARQVGIPDSDVEERVALTLAFLRRRLTGDYTVDEFGFDPDFADNVLLPLLRPLYQRWFRVEVRGVHHLPDTGGALIVSNHSGAVAVDALMVQLAVHDEHPARRHLRMLGADFLFASPVAGEWSRRCGSTLATPADAERLLSAGEIVGVWPEGFKGVGKPFKERYRLQRFGRGGFVASALRAGVPIIPCSVVGAEEAYPILGYLPGAAKALGVPYFPVTPLFPHFGLLGMMPLPSKWIIEFGRPLRTAHYGPDAADDPVLVFDLTDRVRETIQRTLYSLLAQRGSAFL, via the coding sequence GTGGACCTGGGGGAGGCCGGCGCGCCCGGCGTCGACGAGATCGCCGAGGCCGTCCAGACGCTGATCAGCGCGCTGCGGTGGGCCGCCCGACAGGTCGGCATCCCCGATTCGGACGTCGAGGAGCGGGTGGCGCTCACGCTGGCGTTCCTGCGGCGCCGCCTCACCGGGGATTACACCGTCGACGAGTTCGGTTTCGACCCGGACTTCGCCGACAACGTGTTGTTGCCGCTGCTGCGCCCCCTGTATCAGCGCTGGTTCCGCGTCGAGGTGCGCGGCGTCCACCACCTGCCCGACACCGGCGGTGCGCTGATCGTGTCGAACCATTCCGGGGCCGTCGCGGTCGACGCCCTCATGGTGCAGCTCGCGGTCCACGACGAGCACCCGGCCCGTCGGCACCTGCGGATGCTCGGTGCCGACTTCCTGTTCGCCTCGCCGGTCGCGGGGGAGTGGTCCCGTCGCTGCGGCAGCACGCTGGCCACCCCCGCCGACGCGGAGCGGTTGCTGTCGGCCGGTGAGATCGTCGGCGTCTGGCCGGAGGGGTTCAAGGGGGTCGGCAAGCCGTTCAAGGAGCGCTACCGGCTGCAGCGGTTCGGCCGCGGCGGGTTCGTGGCGTCCGCGCTGCGCGCCGGCGTACCGATCATTCCCTGCAGCGTGGTCGGCGCGGAGGAGGCGTATCCCATCCTTGGCTACCTTCCCGGCGCCGCGAAGGCGCTCGGCGTGCCGTACTTCCCGGTGACGCCCCTGTTCCCGCACTTCGGGCTGCTCGGGATGATGCCGCTGCCGAGCAAGTGGATCATCGAGTTCGGGCGGCCGCTGCGCACGGCGCACTACGGCCCGGACGCCGCCGACGACCCGGTGCTTGTCTTCGACCTCACCGACCGGGTGCGCGAGACGATCCAGCGCACCCTCTACAGCCTGCTCGCCCAGCGCGGCTCCGCGTTCCTGTAG
- a CDS encoding NAD-dependent epimerase/dehydratase family protein — protein MPRTVLVTGVSRHLGARVARALALHHDVGRVIGLDVITPAEELGRAEFVRADVRNPVVGRLLNQARVDTVVHLALSTFHAQGRARSSQKEDNVIGTMQLFAACQQATSLQRIVLKSTSAVYGSSPRDPALFTEDQTAPRSRARGPVRDALEVEGYLRATRRRRPELEYTTLRLTHVVGPHMSSPLLDYLALPIVPIPLGFDARLQLLHEDDAIAAIVSSVLGPAVGVVNVADPGVLKLSQAVALAGRPFVLVPTTTGLSVGRLTRLGKLGTLGGPDLDYLRFGRVLDTTRATEMLGFRPKYSTRSAFLDAAASFPPPVPGVSAVRGWAGALAAALLPGDGSAPADPEPPYDVASLAEPVDALEPVHAPEPADAPGPVDALEPVRAPGPPRRRRRPARHLPPAQPGATTEEEVTDGAL, from the coding sequence ATGCCCCGAACGGTGCTCGTGACCGGCGTGAGCCGGCACTTGGGCGCGCGCGTGGCCCGGGCCCTCGCCCTGCATCACGACGTCGGCCGGGTGATCGGCCTGGACGTCATCACGCCCGCGGAGGAGCTCGGCCGCGCCGAGTTCGTCCGGGCCGACGTGCGCAATCCCGTGGTCGGGCGGCTGCTCAACCAGGCCCGCGTCGACACGGTCGTGCACCTGGCGTTGTCGACGTTTCACGCCCAGGGCCGGGCCAGGTCCTCCCAGAAGGAGGACAACGTCATCGGGACGATGCAGCTGTTCGCCGCCTGTCAGCAGGCGACCAGCCTGCAGCGGATCGTCCTGAAGTCGACGAGCGCGGTGTACGGGTCCTCGCCCCGGGATCCGGCCCTGTTCACCGAGGACCAGACCGCCCCGCGGTCTCGGGCGCGCGGCCCGGTGCGGGACGCCCTGGAGGTGGAGGGTTACCTCCGCGCGACCCGGCGGCGGCGGCCCGAGCTGGAGTACACGACGCTGCGGCTCACCCACGTGGTGGGGCCGCACATGTCCTCGCCGCTGCTGGACTACCTGGCGCTGCCGATCGTGCCGATCCCGCTCGGGTTCGACGCCCGCCTGCAGCTGCTGCACGAGGACGACGCCATCGCCGCGATCGTGTCGTCGGTCCTCGGCCCCGCGGTCGGCGTCGTCAACGTCGCCGACCCCGGGGTGCTCAAGTTATCGCAGGCGGTCGCGCTGGCCGGGCGCCCGTTCGTGCTCGTGCCGACCACCACCGGGCTGAGCGTCGGGCGCCTCACCCGCCTGGGCAAGCTCGGCACGCTGGGCGGCCCGGATCTGGACTACCTGCGCTTCGGCCGGGTCCTCGACACCACCCGCGCGACCGAGATGCTGGGCTTCCGCCCGAAGTATTCGACCCGCTCGGCGTTCCTCGACGCCGCGGCCTCCTTCCCGCCGCCGGTCCCCGGGGTGTCCGCCGTGCGCGGGTGGGCGGGGGCGCTGGCGGCCGCGCTGCTGCCCGGCGACGGCTCCGCCCCTGCCGACCCCGAGCCGCCGTACGACGTGGCGTCCCTCGCCGAGCCGGTCGACGCGCTCGAGCCGGTCCACGCGCCCGAGCCAGCCGACGCACCCGGGCCGGTCGACGCGCTCGAGCCGGTCCGCGCGCCCGGGCCGCCGCGCCGGCGCCGCCGACCGGCCCGACACCTGCCCCCGGCGCAACCGGGCGCCACGACTGAGGAGGAGGTGACCGACGGTGCTCTCTGA
- a CDS encoding AURKAIP1/COX24 domain-containing protein, giving the protein MGSVIKKRRKRMAKKKHRKLLRKTRHQRRNKK; this is encoded by the coding sequence ATGGGCTCAGTCATCAAGAAGCGCCGCAAGCGGATGGCCAAGAAGAAGCACCGCAAGCTGCTGCGCAAGACGCGTCACCAGCGTCGTAACAAGAAGTAG
- a CDS encoding helix-turn-helix domain-containing protein, which produces MPDLMRIDASNLLTVAEVAHRMRVSKMTVYRLIHSGELPALRVGRSFRVPGKAATDYLASAYVETA; this is translated from the coding sequence ATGCCTGACCTCATGCGCATCGACGCGTCCAACCTGCTCACCGTCGCCGAGGTGGCCCATCGCATGCGCGTGTCGAAGATGACGGTCTATCGCCTCATCCACTCCGGTGAGCTGCCCGCGTTGCGGGTGGGCCGCAGCTTCCGGGTGCCCGGCAAGGCCGCGACGGACTACCTCGCGTCGGCGTACGTCGAGACGGCCTGA
- a CDS encoding acetoin utilization protein AcuC: MSRTGIVWHESFTGYNFGAEHPMNPVRLDLTARLCREFGLLDGEGVEVLNPDIPSDETLLTVHSPQYVAAVRQASENPAAAQTRFGLGTDDDPAFFGIHDVSARIVAGTLAVTKGVWEGTYRHGVNFCGGMHHAMPDAASGFCIYNDAGVAIQWLLDQGAQRVAYVDVDAHHGDGVERVFWDDPRVLTISIHETGAVLFPGTGFPGDTGGPNARGTAVNIALPPGVGDSPWLRAYHAIVPGVLRAFRPEFIVSQHGADSHAHDPLAHLALSVDAQRLTIESIRDLAFELCGGKWVGLGGGGYDVLNVVPRTWTHLVAAARHRDISVDADVPQAWLDYVKDRFGADAPPQMGDGASENGRIWWRSWNAGFDPENSVDRSVMATREAIFPSHGLDLWFD; encoded by the coding sequence ATGTCGCGGACCGGGATCGTGTGGCACGAAAGCTTCACGGGCTACAACTTCGGAGCAGAACACCCCATGAACCCGGTGCGGTTGGACCTGACCGCACGACTGTGTCGCGAATTCGGTCTGCTCGACGGCGAGGGCGTCGAGGTGCTCAACCCCGACATCCCGAGCGACGAGACGCTGCTGACCGTGCACTCGCCGCAGTACGTGGCGGCCGTGCGCCAGGCCTCGGAGAACCCGGCGGCGGCGCAGACCCGCTTCGGCCTGGGCACCGACGACGACCCGGCCTTCTTCGGGATCCACGACGTCAGCGCGCGGATCGTCGCCGGCACCCTCGCGGTGACCAAGGGCGTGTGGGAGGGCACCTACCGGCACGGCGTGAACTTCTGCGGGGGCATGCACCACGCCATGCCGGACGCCGCGTCGGGCTTCTGCATCTACAACGACGCGGGCGTGGCGATCCAGTGGCTCCTCGACCAAGGGGCGCAGCGGGTCGCGTACGTCGACGTCGACGCGCACCACGGCGACGGCGTCGAGCGGGTCTTCTGGGACGACCCGCGGGTGCTGACCATCTCGATCCACGAGACCGGTGCCGTCCTGTTCCCGGGCACCGGCTTCCCGGGCGACACGGGCGGCCCGAACGCCCGCGGCACCGCGGTCAACATCGCCCTGCCGCCTGGGGTGGGCGACTCGCCGTGGCTGCGCGCCTACCACGCGATCGTCCCCGGGGTGCTGCGCGCCTTCCGGCCTGAGTTCATCGTGAGCCAGCACGGCGCCGACAGCCACGCCCACGACCCCCTCGCGCACCTGGCGCTGTCCGTGGACGCCCAGCGGCTCACGATCGAGTCGATCCGCGACCTCGCCTTCGAGCTGTGCGGCGGCAAGTGGGTGGGCCTGGGCGGTGGCGGGTACGACGTGCTCAACGTCGTCCCCCGCACCTGGACCCACCTCGTCGCCGCCGCCCGGCACCGCGACATCTCCGTCGACGCCGACGTCCCGCAGGCGTGGCTCGACTACGTCAAGGACCGGTTCGGCGCCGACGCGCCGCCGCAGATGGGCGATGGGGCCTCGGAGAACGGGCGGATCTGGTGGCGGTCCTGGAACGCCGGCTTCGACCCCGAGAACAGCGTGGACCGGTCGGTCATGGCCACCCGGGAAGCCATCTTCCCGTCGCACGGTCTGGACCTCTGGTTCGACTAG
- a CDS encoding GNAT family N-acetyltransferase: protein MTETTVRRLAVGEWKKYRDLRLKSLQESPEAFVKTYAEEKDFDESVWHDRMERADRLIATQGGSDVGVLSMRPADEDFEDSAEIFGLWVTPELRGKGVAVALFQEAVSEALKDGHDHLVYWVGTDNGAGVAFASARGFRPSEARRPMEGAHEGEQEIAMVLSLS, encoded by the coding sequence ATGACCGAAACCACCGTGCGCCGCCTCGCCGTCGGAGAGTGGAAGAAGTACCGCGACCTGCGGCTGAAGTCGCTTCAGGAATCGCCGGAGGCGTTCGTGAAGACCTACGCCGAGGAGAAGGACTTCGACGAGTCGGTGTGGCATGACCGGATGGAGCGCGCCGACCGGCTCATCGCCACGCAGGGCGGCTCGGACGTCGGCGTTCTGTCCATGCGCCCGGCGGACGAGGACTTCGAGGACTCCGCCGAGATCTTCGGTCTGTGGGTGACCCCCGAGCTGCGCGGCAAGGGCGTCGCGGTCGCCCTGTTCCAGGAGGCGGTGAGCGAGGCGCTCAAGGACGGGCACGACCACCTCGTCTACTGGGTCGGCACGGACAACGGTGCCGGGGTGGCGTTTGCGAGCGCCCGCGGCTTCCGGCCCAGCGAGGCGCGCCGGCCCATGGAGGGCGCGCACGAGGGGGAGCAGGAGATCGCGATGGTGCTCAGCCTCAGCTGA
- the proC gene encoding pyrroline-5-carboxylate reductase: MARLAVLGAGVMGTAILSAWLDAGAFGREDVRASTLDDDSRRHLSDDLGVRVVDSRKAVAGADVVVVAVKPDAVVALLQQVRDELDEGALVISVAAGVTLDTLETHLPEGTAVVRVMPNTPALIREGMLAMSPGKECRRDQVGRAEELLGHLGSVVTVPEKQQDAVTGLSGSGPAYVFALADALVEAGVVQGLARPVATELAVQTLYGAAALLRRSGDHPAILRERVTSPGGTTAAGLRVLDAAGLRSAVVDAVEAATRRSAELGA; this comes from the coding sequence ATGGCTCGACTCGCGGTGCTGGGCGCCGGGGTGATGGGGACCGCGATCCTGTCGGCGTGGCTCGACGCGGGCGCCTTCGGGCGCGAGGACGTGCGTGCCTCGACGCTCGACGACGACTCGCGGCGGCACCTGTCCGACGACCTCGGCGTCCGGGTCGTCGACAGCCGCAAGGCCGTGGCCGGCGCGGACGTGGTGGTCGTCGCCGTGAAACCCGATGCGGTCGTCGCCCTGCTGCAGCAGGTTCGCGACGAGCTCGACGAGGGCGCGCTGGTCATCAGCGTCGCCGCGGGTGTGACCCTGGACACCCTCGAGACGCATCTGCCCGAGGGGACCGCGGTCGTCCGGGTCATGCCCAACACCCCCGCGCTGATCCGCGAGGGCATGCTGGCGATGTCGCCGGGCAAGGAGTGTCGCCGCGACCAGGTCGGAAGGGCCGAGGAGCTGCTGGGGCACCTCGGCTCCGTGGTCACCGTCCCCGAGAAGCAGCAGGACGCCGTCACCGGCCTGTCGGGCTCCGGCCCGGCGTACGTCTTCGCGCTCGCCGACGCCCTCGTCGAGGCGGGGGTCGTGCAGGGGCTCGCGCGCCCGGTGGCGACGGAGCTCGCCGTACAGACGCTGTACGGGGCCGCCGCGCTGCTGCGTCGCAGCGGCGACCACCCGGCGATCCTGCGGGAACGCGTGACCAGCCCGGGCGGGACGACCGCGGCCGGACTGCGCGTGCTCGACGCGGCCGGACTGCGCTCGGCCGTCGTGGACGCAGTCGAGGCGGCCACCCGCAGATCGGCCGAACTGGGGGCCTGA
- a CDS encoding proline dehydrogenase family protein codes for MPDAKAVLSASLRRVAREGRLRRFVEAPTMSHEIVSRFVAGESVSSAVDVAGDLIAKRRAVCLTSLQPCPEDEEAARSAAKRYRKVLRRLSEAGLASDGRCEVSFTLDALGLGLGLGGPVLALGHARRICQAAANVGALVTVETGDPAAVDATLETVADLREDFPFVGVAVQAALRRTESDVRDQLGHRVRIAKGPAGARDERYGSAAEVDKAFARIVKLLMSHPGTPVVATHDLRLVEITEGLARYLGRPSDSYEYQFRYGVRPETQAMIGDRGDQCRVYVPFGQDWYAYLISRVADDPTNVGDLLKAAFAR; via the coding sequence GTGCCCGACGCCAAGGCCGTGCTGTCGGCATCGCTGCGCCGGGTCGCCCGGGAGGGCCGCCTGCGCCGCTTCGTCGAGGCCCCGACCATGAGCCACGAGATCGTGAGCCGCTTCGTGGCGGGGGAGAGCGTGAGCTCGGCCGTCGACGTGGCGGGGGACCTGATCGCCAAGCGGCGCGCGGTCTGCCTCACCTCCCTGCAGCCCTGTCCCGAGGACGAGGAGGCGGCCCGGTCTGCGGCCAAGCGGTATCGCAAGGTGCTGCGCCGCCTCAGCGAGGCGGGGCTCGCCTCCGACGGCCGATGCGAGGTCAGCTTCACCCTGGACGCCCTCGGGCTGGGACTGGGGCTGGGGGGCCCGGTGCTGGCCCTCGGCCACGCCCGCCGCATCTGCCAGGCGGCGGCCAACGTCGGCGCGCTCGTCACGGTCGAGACCGGCGACCCGGCCGCCGTGGACGCCACCTTGGAGACCGTGGCCGACCTGCGCGAGGACTTCCCGTTCGTCGGGGTGGCGGTGCAGGCCGCGCTGCGCCGTACGGAATCCGACGTCCGCGACCAACTCGGCCACCGCGTCCGCATCGCCAAGGGGCCGGCCGGGGCCCGCGACGAGCGCTACGGCTCCGCGGCCGAGGTCGACAAGGCCTTCGCCCGGATCGTCAAGCTGCTGATGAGCCACCCGGGGACGCCGGTCGTCGCGACGCACGACCTGCGGCTCGTCGAGATCACCGAGGGCCTCGCCCGCTACCTGGGCCGCCCCAGCGACTCCTACGAATACCAATTCCGCTACGGCGTGCGCCCCGAGACCCAGGCGATGATCGGCGACCGGGGCGACCAGTGCCGGGTCTACGTGCCGTTCGGGCAGGACTGGTACGCCTACCTGATCTCCCGCGTGGCCGACGACCCCACCAACGTCGGCGACCTGCTCAAGGCCGCCTTCGCGCGCTGA
- a CDS encoding ABC transporter permease, translated as MFGTAARVLRQLRGDHRTIALILVVPCVMLGLLAWIYDGTRVFDRIGPALLGIFPFTVMFVVTSVSTLRERTDGTLERLMTTPLRRADLVGGYALAFGAVAVVQAVVATAWSVGVCGLDVAGPLPALGLVALVDAIAGTAFGLLASAFARTEFQAVQFMPAFVLPQFLLAGLLQPRDALPTALRYLSDVLPLSYAVDAIEHVARLADPWSEMAAPFGILVAFCLAALALAALTLPRRTP; from the coding sequence TTGTTCGGCACCGCGGCCCGCGTGCTCCGTCAGCTCCGCGGCGACCACCGCACGATCGCCCTGATCCTGGTCGTGCCGTGCGTCATGCTCGGCCTGCTGGCCTGGATCTACGACGGCACTCGGGTCTTCGACCGCATCGGTCCGGCCCTGCTCGGGATCTTCCCGTTCACGGTGATGTTCGTCGTGACCAGCGTCAGCACCTTGCGGGAGCGCACCGACGGCACCCTCGAGCGCCTCATGACGACCCCGCTGCGCCGCGCCGACCTCGTCGGCGGCTACGCCCTCGCCTTCGGGGCGGTGGCGGTGGTCCAGGCCGTGGTGGCCACCGCCTGGTCGGTCGGGGTGTGCGGCCTGGACGTGGCCGGGCCGCTGCCGGCCCTCGGCCTCGTCGCCTTGGTGGATGCCATCGCCGGTACGGCGTTCGGGCTGCTCGCCAGCGCCTTCGCCCGCACCGAGTTCCAGGCCGTGCAGTTCATGCCCGCCTTCGTGCTGCCGCAGTTCCTGCTGGCCGGGCTGCTGCAGCCCCGCGACGCCCTACCGACCGCCCTGCGGTATCTCTCCGATGTTCTGCCCCTGTCGTACGCCGTCGACGCGATCGAGCACGTCGCCCGGCTCGCCGACCCCTGGTCGGAGATGGCCGCCCCGTTCGGCATCCTCGTCGCCTTCTGCCTCGCCGCGCTGGCGCTGGCGGCGCTCACCCTGCCCCGCCGTACGCCCTGA
- a CDS encoding ABC transporter ATP-binding protein: MMNEAAVTVRGLRVRRGGRDVLPGIDLDVPSGQVVGLLGPSGGGKSTLLRAIVGVQKIAGGQITVLGRPAGSRELRHRVAYTTQSPSVYRDLTVRDNLRYLAGLYGASADDVQRAIEGVDLADHANARADALSGGQRSRASLAGALVARPELLVLDEPTVGLDPVLRRDLWDLFHRLAGDGATLLVSSHVMDEAARCDRLLLLRAGRILADETPDALLARTGARDAEGAFLALIDAEADAHPDARGRAS; this comes from the coding sequence ATGATGAATGAAGCGGCGGTGACCGTGCGCGGGCTGCGCGTCCGACGCGGCGGTCGGGACGTCCTGCCCGGCATTGATCTTGACGTTCCTTCTGGTCAGGTCGTCGGGCTCCTCGGCCCCAGCGGGGGCGGCAAGTCCACCCTGCTGCGGGCCATCGTGGGGGTCCAGAAGATCGCCGGCGGCCAGATCACCGTCCTCGGCCGCCCGGCGGGGTCGCGCGAGTTGCGCCATCGCGTGGCGTACACGACGCAGTCCCCGAGCGTGTATCGCGACCTCACGGTGCGCGACAACCTGCGCTACCTCGCGGGGCTCTACGGGGCGAGCGCGGACGACGTCCAGCGGGCGATCGAGGGCGTGGACCTCGCCGACCACGCCAATGCCCGCGCCGACGCGCTCTCGGGGGGCCAGCGCAGCCGCGCCTCCCTCGCCGGCGCGCTGGTGGCCCGCCCGGAGCTCCTGGTCCTGGACGAGCCCACGGTGGGCCTCGACCCCGTGCTTCGGCGGGACCTGTGGGACCTCTTTCACCGCCTCGCCGGCGACGGCGCCACCCTGCTCGTCTCGAGCCACGTGATGGACGAGGCCGCGCGCTGCGACCGGCTGCTGCTGTTGCGGGCCGGCCGGATCCTGGCTGACGAGACCCCGGATGCGCTGCTGGCCCGCACCGGAGCGCGCGATGCGGAGGGTGCCTTCCTCGCCCTCATCGACGCGGAAGCCGACGCCCATCCCGACGCGCGGGGGAGGGCGTCGTGA